CAAATCCATGTACACAttttagaaacttatttttcTGATCACAAAGCAATCTGTGCATTGATTCAAAAATAGACCTTTATGGTTTTCTTGTCACCTTCACTGTAACTTacatgtgtttttctttttgtcttaaagAGAGAATATTCATAGTTAATgagtacaaaaaaatgaatttaactcAAATATACCTTAGATACCAATCATGCACTGTGATTGACATCTAGGGGGTAATCTGCAGATATGTGATATGCAACACATATCCAGGTATGTTTATTTAATGATTATTGCTTTTGTGCCCTGTAGTACATACAGAttgcagttttctttgataCCTGTTCTACAACCCACAGTTACTGATACCATTTATTTCTCTTCGCTCTCCAGGTAGACACACCTCGGTTGTAATAGAAAACAACAATGAACAACCTAACAGGATACATTCATAACGTATCCCCTGTTAAGCACTCCAACAAGACTCGCTATTTTGATATGCTTATTCAAACAGAAGCGACCAAAGTACGTGGAGTCTGTTTCTCTTCAAGCaagcatcttgactttgaaaGATGCAGCAAACAAAAGTCCCCAGTAAAGATTAGCAACTTCACTATTAAAAATGACAGTGTTCTCATGAATGCAAGAGTCCAAATAGAGGAACTGAAGGAGGTCACTTTTCTACGAGAAGAGATTCCCTCGACTCTAAACATCTCGATGCTCTCGAATGTCACCAATAACCAGCTTATTAATCTCAAAGCCAAAGTGGTCCACTTATCTGGagtgaagaaaataatcacAAGAGATGGCACAAAGTCGAAAGCTGATTGTTGCCTCCTAGATCCATCTGGATCAATCAAACTAACCCTGTGGGAGGACCTGATTACAGAAGTTGCAGACAACAACACATATAACTTCTGTAACCTTAAAGTGACGAAGGATAATGACAACTACTCCATTTACCTTACTACACCAAAGCATGACTGTTCCATTTCACCAGCTGATCCTTTCCCAGAGGAAGTAGCTTCACCAGGTGATTTGCCAGACTACTTCACCCAAACATCAACAAATGCTGAAGTCCTTggtgttcaaaatttcatgtgCTATCGCCAATgttgcaaatgtaacaaaaagctTCCAGCAACACCAGGGAATGTAGTAAAATGTGAAACATGTGGCCTCAGGCAGAAAGTGTCTGCTTGCAGCAGTCAGTACCTCTTGTAGGCATTGCTGAGACATGATGACATTAACACCACTGTAACATTTTTTAATGATACTTGATACTTGGGAGGTTGCCGTTGGTCCGCACTTACAcccattttggaaaaatttggtCAGTTTCCAGATTTTTCTTATGATTTCAATGATATCGATATCAATGATATCGACATTAACTCGCACTTGGACTGGTTaccggtcacctcgccaccaagcagactcgccaccagcgaactcgccaataaagagataaactagaataaagtagtcgaggagagtaggatgttcgaacgagcacaattcaaatcggccgatacgACAACATgcgtttataaagtttgagtacagacaagcgaacaaacttatcggtttcgaacgtgctttcgacaacatacgtttataaagtttgagtacagacaagcgaacaaacttatcggtttcgaacgtgctttcgacaacatacgtttataaagtttgagtacagacttatcagccgaacatcctactgtcctcgactaatctctttattggtggttggtggcgagaagacttcgcttggtggcgagtactttggtggcgagatcgttccttggtggcgagttcgctggtggcgagtctgcttggtggcgaggtgactggataccCTTGGACTCATCTTGGCGATACTGCCAGTTTCCAGAACTCTGTTATGATTTTCATGGGATATTGCTGTTGATCAGCACTAAGACCCATTGGCGATATTGGCGAGTTTCCGCATCTGTCTTGTGATTTTCATGGGAGATTGCTGTTGGTCCGCACATACACTCATTTTGGAAATATTAGtcagtttccaaatttttcctATGATTTCCATGGGATATCGACATTGAATCGCACTTGGACTCATTTTGGCGATACTGGTCATTTTCCATAACTCTTCAATGATTTTCATGGGATATTGCTATTGATCCGCGCCTAGACCCATTTTAGTGATATTGACCAGTTTCCACATCTGTCTGATATTTTCATGGGACATTGACATTAAGTTGGACTCATGTTGGCGATATTGGCCAGTTTACATCACTTTCTTCACATTTTTATGGGATAATGGCATTAACCCACACTTGGACTCATTTTAGCGAAATTGGCAAATTTTCTCACCTTCATATTATTTTCTTGTCGACATGCATTAATTTGGAACCATTTTAGCGATATTAcgttcagttttttaaatttttcccttgATTTCCACGGGAAATCGACATTGACTCGCTCTTGGACTCATTTCAGCGATATTGGCCAGTTTCCAGAACTCTCGTATGATTTTCATGGGATATTGCCGTTGATCTGCACTTAAACCCATTCTGGCAATATTGGCGAGGTTCCACATCTGTCTCATGATTTTCATGAGATTTGACATTGAGTGGCACCCGGCTCTATTTTGGCGATATTTGCCATTTTCCGAAACTTACCTATGATTTTCAAAGAACATCGACATTGACCTGCAGTTATACCAATTTTCGCGATATTTggtcagtttgaaaattttccatggCATATCGACATTGACTCGCATTTGGATCCATTTTAACGAAATATTGGCAAATCTCTGCTACTTTACCATAATATTCATGGGATATTTGGAAACATCGATTTTGGCGATATTGGCTAAGTGCTGCGACTTTTCTGTGTCTTCTGTGGGAAATTGTCATTGACTGCACTTGGATCCATTTAGGCGAAATTAGCCAGTTTCCACGACTTTCTTACGATTCTCACGGGAAGTTGCCATTGATTCGAACCTTAACCCATGTTGGCGATTTCAGCCAATCTCTTCGACTTTCCAATGATTTTCATGGGATCTTAGCATTGACCCTCAATTGGAcccatttttgtgattttggtcAATCCCTGCgactttcttatcatttttatgattttcatgAGATGTCAACGTTGACCCGCACTTGCACCCATCTTGGCGATATTTGTTAGTTTCTACAACTTGCTTATAACGATTTTGACTCACAGCTGGACCCATTTAGGCGAAAGTAGCCAGTTTCCACGACTTTCTTACGGTTCTCATGGGAAGTTGACACTGATTCGCACCCTAACccattttggtgatttcagcCAATCTCTTCGACTTTCCAATGATTTTCATGTGATCTTAGCATTGACCCGCAATTGGACCCATTTTTGGGATTTTGGTCAATCCCTGCgactttcttatcatttttatgaGATGTCAATATTGACACGCACTTGGACCCATTTTGGAGATATTTGACAGTTTCCACAACTTGATTATAACGATTTTGACTCCCACTTGGACCCATTTCGGCGAAAGTAGCCAGTTTCCACGACTTTCTTTCGATTCTCATGGGAAGTTGACACTGATTCGCACCCTAACTCATTTTGGTGTTTTCAGCCAATCTCTTCGACTTTCCAATGATTTTTATGGCATCTTAGCATTGACCCTCAATTGGGcccatttttgtgattttggtcAATCCATGCGACTTTCTTATCACTTTCATGAGATGTCAACATTGACCCGCACTTGCACCCATTTTGGCGATATTTGCCAGTTTCCACAACTTGCTTATAACGATTTTGGCTCCCACTTGGACCCATTTTAGCGATATTGTTCAGTTTCTACAAGTTCCCCACGATCTTTGTGGGATATCGACACTGACTTGCAATTGGACCCATTTTGGCCATAAAGGCCAGATTCCACAACTTTCTTATGGTATTTATGGGACACTTGGACCCATTTTGCCGATATTGGCCAATTCCTCGACTTCCTCGTCGCTCTTATGGGATATTGCTCTTGACCCACACTCACACTCTCACTCATTTTAGCAAAATTGCGAACCTTAGATGTTCTTGACTCATGTAATAATGcactaaataattttaataaaggtCGCCATTGCCATGCGTTAAAATACTTGTCCCGCGAACAAAGACACTTAGGCCAAAATGctgaaactttttcaatttaatcaGGCTTCAAACGtcacaacaaaatgaccagGTAAGGATGCGTCAAGGAGCCAAAGTCGATAAAACAAGATTGAATTAATTCGTGGAGGAGAGCTGTAATTTGTTGTGTAAAGTGACTGACTAGTTGACACtgagcttaatttttttagctgATTGGTAACACTTGTTCGTAGATTTACATTCTTGAgtgaaagaggaaaaggaacagGCGGTTGAAACGACTCACAAGTTACAATCAAGATATTTCTGTGTTTAAATTTGAACTATCTGAATCAGATTCACTGTCACTTCCGTATTCAGCATTGAGAACGGAACGCAGGTCCTCAAAGACTTCACTTTGGCCAAGCTGTTGAATCACGTCAGCTTCATCAGTGTTGTAATCGTCCTCCATCTGAACCTTCTCATCGCCATCATCACAATCCACTTCGGGGAAAATTCCAAGGTTAAACTGAGCTTCACATTCCTCATGGCTACCATCATCATTAGAAAAGAGACCGTGGAGATGACCTGTGAATACGGAAAGCTCATCCATTTTAGTGCGGGCAATGGAGAGTAATGCGCGAGCTCGCTCCGTATCTTTCTGTGCCATCAGTTCCTTTGACAAAGTGTCCAATACCTTCAACTTTCTCTCGAAATGACTGAACATCCGAGCCATTTCTTCTTCTGGTGTTGGCTATTTCCTCTAAGCATCTTTTGCGTGTGTGAAACAAATCAATGAGTTGCCTCTTTAAACAATAGGGAACAGCAGACTGCGGTTGGATGTCATCGTTTAGTACACGCCACAGTGGACTGTCGATGCTCAGCGCGTCTTCAACCGCAATTGTGGAGGGGTATTTACAACCCACCGTGTCAACGTTTTGTCTTGTGTACTCCTTGACCAGCTGTTTAATGGCTCCCGTTGCCTTTGTAATTTGCGTACAAAGCCGTTTTGCAATGGCTTGTCAATCTAAAGAATTAACACAACATGAGTCAAAATGATACCCCAGAAAGCCTAGGTTATAATCATTTCAATACGATGTGTTGGTTAGCTGTAATCGGGCTTTTATCGATGACTGTTAGCACTGGAACATATCAATGCAATACCTGCATATTTCTTCATCAGTTGTAAGAGAAACCACCTTTCTGAGCACTTGACATGCATGGATAATAGCAAGTCTCCTCGACGCATGTCTTGCAAATCGCGGAGGTATGCAATATACATGCTACTGTCAGGAGACCATCGGGGTTGGCCGCCCTCAAGGTTCTTTAGCTGTTGATCCAACCTATTACCAGCGTAAAGGAAAACAGTGGAGAAACccaaaatttggttgaaattaTAAGTTTGGATTTGCATTACTTTGAAGTGCGATTGGCAATCAAAACTTGCCCTGAGAACCCAGTAAAATACCAATAACGACTTCCACGCGTAATGACATGGAATTTTCCATAATTCTGATTGCCCGACTGCCTGATTGTCTGTTTACTTGTATGATAAGCTATTTCTAGATTTTGTGGCTGGTAATCagttctttgctttgttttggcgGACCTCATTTGAAAATCGTTTTAATATCCTTACGTAAAGATCATTTAGTTCCCAGATTAGGGGAATAAATTGCAGGATCAAAAATATGGTTTCATACCTGTCAAGCTGATCGGTCAGTACTTTCCAAGTTTCAGATGCCGGGGAACATTTTTGCAGGTTTGTTCTGTTAATGAACAGTTTGAAAATTCAGAAGACAAGCATCAGGGAAAGTCAGGAGAAATGACAGAAAGTGATGGACCAAAAGTGACACATTTCCTGTAAAATTTGGGGTAAACATTGTATGAAAACCAGATCCCCATGCTACTTCATACCTTACACAGAAAAACTGCCTCAACTTGTCCGGGTAATCATCTGGTGATGAACCTCCAAGTAGGAAACGTAAAATCATAAACGAACTTGTAACTGTTTAACTAACTTGCGTGTACCTATCTGAACTTCAGTTGTGGTACTCTAATTTCCTCTTAAGCacttcaaaacatttatcaCTCTGTAATCAAAAGGGGGACAAAGTACAATAGAAACCATTCATTTGTCATGATTATTATTGGTCGTTAAAGGTGAACCATTCCAAATAAGTTCCTCTCAATGAATAGGCGAAATTTGTAAGTACTGGGTTTTCCTGTACTGGCCGCTTTGTTAGCCGTAGATTTCTCCATAATGCTCCACTCTGAGACGCCGGATACGTCCACCTTAATACCTTGGTAATAGTAAAATGGGGCTGTATCATCATCTAGACATACCTATGTATCTAACAAAGTTACATTTATcgaagtttcattttctagtATTCCGCAATACCCAAATGCCAATTCGCTaatgaaaggaaagaatatACAATTGATTGTATCAAAATAGTGCACCACTTAAGCTGAAGTTATTTGAATGAAGTTGGTCCATGGAGTATGAAAACATACCATGTGGTTTCTTTACAAAAGTTCTTAAGGAACGTTAACCGTACATGTATTTACGACATAAAGCTCACAACAGGACGCACATGCAATGAAGTCTAATTCTTTTTAACACGTAAAGGAACAATGTAATTAGTTGaagggaaaaataaagaaagtaacGAAATCAAATCCCTACCTGTCTCATTCAACTTCTCAAGAAGCAAATTGAGTTGctcttcagtttttttctccGTTTCCACTGCTTTCTTTAAATGGTCACAAAGTCGTTCTCCTAAATTTTTGGGAATAACGAAACATGGTGAAAAACAGCAAGATAACGATTGAGTTTACGAAAACATATCCCAAATCGTTTATAATATGATTTACTATGGTGATAACTGTATTTGTAAAACGTGAAGATTAACAGCTAAATTACCAAGGttcaaaattgactttttaGCGTAATGCATCAAGAAGTCAGTTAATGTATCAACTCAGTGGGCTGGAGTCATTTCCTTCGTTACTTTTGCTGTTGGCCTCAAGTAAGACCACAGTCTCTCCATCACCTCGCCATCACTCATCCCGAACCCTTCCGGCCGTCTTCCACTGTAGTTGACCTGGTGTTACAAAAGACCAAACAAAGCTTCATGAAAGCAATAACTGTTTTAGAGTAAGCATGCATGTGTTTTTCAATACCTTTCAACTCCTCAAAagtgttcaaaaggaaaatatttcaaaatacctGACAAGAGACTTTGTGTCCATAGCAGTGAAATGCAGGTATCGcaaaagtaacattttcaagCAATGTTTCCTGGTGCGTATTCTACagagaagataaattaaaaacaacaggGCATCATTTAACAAGCAAAAATGCCAGAGTACCATGACCACaacttaattcaaataaaaccgCTAAAAAAATCTTACTCTCAAATGTGTATCCAGCACACATGCAATATCATAGAAGAAGTGAATGTTGATAGCTTAATCTTGCACATGATTTTTAATCCATTTTAGCAAATACACAGCATTTCCAATCctgtttaataaaaatataatcattattaGCCACAATGTCCATGCAGTAATTTATTTGTTCCCTAGTTTCATTGAGTACCCTAATAGAAATGGTGTATAAAACAGAGTTATGCTATACAGCAGTATGACTATCATATACAAATTCTTTCCTTAGGAACCTAAAAGTGACATGTCTCTTAATTTATGCATCCTACAAGGCACTCTGGTTACATATTTCTTAACAATAGCTGACCAATAATGTACAGATTTCCTTTTGCATGTACATACTCTTCTCCTCTCTTTAAGCTGAAAAACTTCAGTGGCACTTCGTGCTTGCAGCCTCCACCAAAGAGGGCTGTCTCATCGAGCTTTGTGGATTTGTTTTTGGAATGGAGATTGGAACCAGCTTGAAACTGATTACACTGCTCCtacaacagaaaacatttaACTCTTAATCTTCAACTTCCTTTCTACCTTTTCTTGAGATGTCATTTAAAGCATAAgtatcaaagataaaaacagaaCAGGAATTAAGATCTATGTAGCATTCATGTACGTGTAGCATTCAAAGTAGATATGGGTTGTTGGAGGTGAACCCTCACATTAGAAATTAAACATTACATTATGGGAAAGGTGGCAAGGAAAATATTGGcagaaaataataatcattcATCAATGtctcataaaaatttaaaaaatgggaCAACCAAATAAATTTACTGCTTAATAACAACCCATCCTCTTTCATTCAGGCTTGAGACCAGCAAGAGTGACAGTAGACATCCTTGGCAGAGTTAGTTGTGTaagcaaatacaaagatattACCTTTAAAGACCAtaaatcaattacaaaaaagagggaaaaaaactgtatttgaaaaaataaataaataaaaaatagaaaaagatcaagaaaaagAGGAGGCTGCAATAAAGATTATGtacttgttcttgaagctgacaATTCACACAGTTcttgtaaattaagtttacagaACAAACTAACAATATGTTTGAGCTACATGTATTTTGGGCAGAATGTTACCAAAGTAATTAACCCTTCAAACTGTAccatatttaaattattcaacaCTAACATCATTATTACAAGTAACGAACATAATTGTTACTTTTGGTCTCTCATTGCAATGGTTGAGTAGTGGTATGAGTACTGATGGGTAACAAAAGGTTAGAGCAACGCAACAAAATACAAAGTAAGAGAAAAAGTCCTTTGGTTCACACACCATTGACTTACTGCTTGGCCTTTTGCTGTAATTAGCTAGAAATGCATCTACTTTTTCTTGGCTAATGAACAGTTCCTCTCCATGATTTGAGGACTTTCCACTAGTTCCAGCACTGCATTTGCGGACACATCCAAACAATGCATCAACAGAGATAAATAAACTTCCCTTCTCCTACAATCAGATGCCAAAATCTTATTAGAAatttcatgttaaaaatattttcttacgcataaatgaatgaaaaacaatggaataaCTCATGCTAAGACCAGCTGCCATACAATGAGGACCACTAGGAAAAGAGAGAATCATAAAGattcaaaacaatgtttcttGTCTAAATTATATCATGCATTATGCCAACACATATAGTGATAGTCATTTGAGATTTCTAAAGGTAAATGTTACCCACTTAGACATTTCATCTGAAGGATGACTTATCACAAACCTTAGGACATGCAGGACATTCATGATCATTCTCATAAGAAGGATTGAAATGCTTCAGGTTACTCAACATGCTAGACATATACCGGAACTCGCAGAAACAATCTCCAACAAGGAGCCAGTAGATGTCCTTaatctaaaggaaaacaaataatttatttattgtataaataaagaaaataaaaaggaattcataagcataagataaaaaattactgaatgaatACTTACGTAAACCTTTGAAGCAGGTGGGACCAGCCACTGCAGTGCCTGACATATTGACCTTAAAGACACTCTACattctaagaaaatgtattggaGCAAGGCCATAAATTCAAGGTCAAAGGCTACCTGGGGCTGTTTTGGAGTAAATGGCCAGAAACCATTCCTGACCAGCGTTATGGCTTCTGGTTCATGCTCGCAACATTTGATTTTGATGGGATTCTGCTGCCCTGTATAAAGACAAACACCATAGAGTGTCCATAGTCGTATTCCTTCataataattgtttattaattCCTGTCtgtgttgaaaaaaacaattaagacACAAACAAAGACCTTCCTGGAAGAGGTAACCTAACTATTTAAATATA
The sequence above is a segment of the Pocillopora verrucosa isolate sample1 chromosome 5, ASM3666991v2, whole genome shotgun sequence genome. Coding sequences within it:
- the LOC131787561 gene encoding uncharacterized protein isoform X1, yielding MPPKRDFRSKKSLNVVTFKGGKAIRKSKFSVPVRYAAQQLTDTTSVVAGSSLNTCGGFSPDQEDLPHIDEYHGLRTNQRSKSKKVRLKRKLKAYHERKATLALSWLNAREQLVSALLTRQALPLGQMCVIPFCEEEACGRCLHCSPGQFLCADHINLVHAGGRSLHHPEVWKDGRFVPYQFGECVWTTPHNMDHGYVRDIIAVGLHGQQNPIKIKCCEHEPEAITLVRNGFWPFTPKQPQVAFDLEFMALLQYIFLECRVSLRSICQALQWLVPPASKVYIKDIYWLLVGDCFCEFRYMSSMLSNLKHFNPSYENDHECPACPKEKGSLFISVDALFGCVRKCSAGTSGKSSNHGEELFISQEKVDAFLANYSKRPSSKSMEQCNQFQAGSNLHSKNKSTKLDETALFGGGCKHEVPLKFFSLKRGEEIRTRKHCLKMLLLRYLHFTAMDTKSLVRSTTVEDGRKGSG